CAGCTAACACAACTGTCTTTATGCTAACACAACTTTTATAACTTTTTCATCCTCTTTTGAGTGATGAGAAGTTATAAATGTATTATAGGAGAGACAAACAATGAAAACAAGCCTGTTTTATATACAAAAAATATGGAAAATCTCCACTTTCCAAAAGAGTTAGATATTGGATTTCAAGAGATAGAGATACCGTTTATCAGTCAAGAAGATGAAGTAGCAGTTCTGGTCAATCAAGTAACTGTCAATAATAAAAGATACAAAATTGTCATTGCAACACCTATTGAAAAGATTGATGATACAATAGAGATATTTATTGGCTGGTTACTGTTTGCAGGTTTACTTCTGTATGTGATTGCACTTATTTTAGGTTATAGAGTAATTACGCGTGTTCTATCTCCAGTACGCACAATAACTCAAACAGCACAAACCATCTCCAAAAGCAATCTTTCAAAACGGGTTCCACTGCCAGATAGAGAAGATGAGTTTTATCAACTTGCCAAAACATTCAATACAATGCTTGAACGGCTTGAAAAAAATTTTGATAAAATTAACCGTTTTAATGTAAATGTATCCCACGAACTCAAAACACCACTCACTATTATTCGCGGAGAGATTGAAGTAGCTCTTTTAAAAGATCGCTCCATCAAAGAGTATAAAACAGTTTTACAAACTATTTTAGAAGAGACAAAGACTATTCAATCAATTATAGAGACACTGTTATTGCTAAGTAAATCAGATACAAAAGCTCTAAAAAAGCGTATGTTACCACTATCTCTAGATACTCTTATTCTTGAAGCAGTAGAAGAGAAGCGTCAAAATGCTAATGAACAATCAATTAATATTGTAATAAAAGAGTTAGAGTCTGTAACTATTGTTGGAGAACCGACACTTCTAAAAAGAGCTATCGCCAATATAATAGATAATGCCATAAAATACTCTCCCCCTAATACCAATATAGAAATCACTCTAAACAATAGTAGTGACACAATTTTAATGATTAAAGATAGTGGATATGGCATACCATATGATCATATAGACAAAATTTTTGATCCATTTTTTCGCATAGAATCAACCAATGAGAAAAGAGTCCAAGGACAAGGACTTGGACTCTCCATTGTTCAGTGGATTGTAAAATTGCATAATGCAAAAATCAATATAGAGAGTGAAGTTGCAAAAGGAACTATTTTTAAAATATATTTCAATAAAAATAATTAATGCTTATATCCATAAGCAGTTAATTAAACTCTTACATTAAGTTTACTACTCTTTATTTTCTCTATCATCTTTGTAATTTCATCAATTTTTTTCTCCTCCTCCAATAGACAGTTTACTGCTTGAAGGTTAAAAGTTTCAAGTTTGTTGTTAAGATAAGATGTATCAAACCGCCTTGCAATAAAGTCTTTGTCTCTGACTATCTCTCTATGTAATGGAATATTTGTTTTAACTCCTTCAATATAGAATTCATCTAATGCGCGTCTTGCCTTGTTAACTGCACCTTTCCAATCTAATGCCCAAACAATAAGCTTGCCTATCATAGAGTCGTAGCAAGGATTGATAGTATAACCTGTATAGACTCCAATATCCATTCTCACACCAGGACCACCAGGTGCTAAAAACTTTTTTATTTTACCGAATGAAGGGAAAAAACCATTATTGGGATCTTCTGCATTGATGCGAAACTCTATAGAGTATCCTCTAAAATTCAACTCCTCTTGTAAAAAAATAAGTTTATCACCCTCTGCAATCTCTATCATTCTTTGAATAATATCTATACCACTGATCATTTCAGTAACAGGATGTTCTACTTGAACTCTGGTATTCATCTCAATAAAATAGATATTATCTTTATCATCAAGCAAAAACTCCATTGTTCCTACACTCTCATAACCTAAACGAAACATTGCTTTTGTAGCAATTCTATAAAGTTCACGTCTTACTTCATCGCTTAATCTTGGGCTTGGAGCAATCTCAATTACTTTTTGATGACGACGCTGTATTGAGCAGTCACGTTCGCGTAAATGTACGACATTACCATATTTGTCAGCGATAATTTGAATCTCTATATGGCGAGGATTATTGACATACTTCTCAATAAAAACATCACCTTTACCAAAAAACTTTTTTGCTTCATTTACAGCAGACTCAAACAGTTCTTTAAAATCCTTCTCTTCAAGTACGATGCGCATACCTCGCCCACCGCCTCCAAATGCCGCTTTTATAATAACAGGAAAGCCAATCTCTTTAGCCGCTTTAAGTCCCTCTTCAAGACTATTTATTGGCTCTTCAGTTCCTTCTATAACAGGAACACCAACCTCTTTCATCGCCTTTTTTGATGCTGTTTTATCTCCAAAGAGTGCAATATGTTCTGGTTTTGGACCAATGAATATGATGCCATTTTCTTCACACATCTGCGCAAACTCTGCACTCTCTGATAAAAATCCATACCCAGGATGAATTGCATCGCATCCACTCTTTTTTGCCAAAGAGATAATTTTTTCTGCATCAAGATATGCTTGAATAGGATCACCAAGTATAGGGTAACACTCATCTGCCTTTCTTATCCATACTCCGTCAATATCTACCTCTGAAAATATTGCAACACTCTTTTTTCCAAGCTCTTTACAGGCTCGAATAATACGCATAGCTATTTCGCCACGGTTAGCTATGAGAATTTTTTTAATCTCTCTTCTTTTCATCATACTTCCTTTGAAAAAGATTTACGACAATTATAGGTGAATAGCAATCTCTATTTCTCATCTAAAAATGCTTAAAATATATTCTAAAAATGCCAATATAGTTATCTATTTTTGCTATAATGAAAATATGAAAAGAGAAACACAAGAGCGAAATATTAAAATAGCTAATGATATAATGTATTACATCTATACTCATATTGACCTAAATATCGATATAGAAGAGTTAAGCAGTATGGTGCATGTAAGCAGATTTCATATGCAAAGAATTTTTAAAGAGGTTTTTGGCAGAAATATCTATGAAACTATAAAATTTATACGTCTTGAAAAAGCTGCAAATCTGTTACTGGTAAATCGTCTCTCTACCATATCATACATCGCAAATCAGTGCGGATATACATCTCAAACCTCATTTATAAAAGCATTCAAACAACGTTTTTTAATGACACCTACTCAGTGGCGTTTAGGCGGATATAAGAGATATTCTCACAATATATTGATGCAATCTGTCGAAGCGGTACACTCTGATGCAGACTTTTCAACGATTGAGCCTAAGATTGTAAAACAGCCTGAAATTAGAAGTTACTATATTCGCCATAATGGATATAATCGATCTATTAAACAGAGTTGGCAAAAACTTCAAGCGTTCGTTCTTTCAAATGGCATTGAAAACTATCAGCAAATTGGACTTTACCATGACAATCCAACTATCAAACCTTTAGATCATTGCCAATATGTTGCCTGCATAGCTACAAACAGAGTTATAGAAAATACTCAACTACCACAATTTAAAATTGCCGACGGCGTATATGCTAAATTTGATATTGAAGGGTGCTATGGCGACGATTTAAAATTTATTCACTGGGTTTATAATGAGTGGTTCCCAAAAAATGGTTATGAAACAACGCCAAAACCATCTTATGCTATCTATCAAAGAAACGGTTTCTTGGAAGATGATGGAAGGTTTAAAATGAGTTATTATGTCTCTATAAAAATATAACTACTTAACAACCTCTAAACTACCCTTTAACCTCAACTGCTCTTTAAATGGTACAATTACCATTAAACTGACTCCTTGCGTCATTAGCTCATACCCATCTTCACTTTGAGAAAGAGTTTTAAGTGGTAGGGCAAATAGTGAGAAAAAGTGATCAAGTGAAAATATTATATTACGCTTAGTATATGGATCGCTTAGAGTAAACTCTTTTAACTCATTGCATCTTATACCGTCGCCTATAACTTTTTGGTTGAGATAAACATCTTTCAAATTGGCAAAATGGAGATTTAGTTCAAGACCGTACTCATAAATATGTGGGCTTTCGCTTTTAAGCTCTATTTTAAAGTCAACTCCGTTATCTAACGGTCTATAACTCTTTTTCAGATGAGATGGATAGGTTTGATTATCGAAAATAGCACCATAACGCTCAAAGAGTAGCCTCTTTTTGCCTATCTTTACATCAAATGGTTGATTGGTAAAATCGGAAAACTCCCTAAAACTGCACTCTATGAAACTCTTTAAATCAAGTGTATGATCGCTTATATGATCTATAAAAGAGTTTTTAAGATACCAGTCATAAACTAATGCATCTTTTAGATCCTCTTCAACCTTATCTAAACTGTTATGAATATTTAAAGTGCCGTCACCACTATGATCACCACTTTCAGATTCAAGAATCTTTTTATGATACGCCTCTTTGCGACGTGTCAAAACATTTTGAAAGTTAAATGCACTCTTTCTGTCGTCAAACTCGATCAATTGACCGCCATAACGACTATCAAACCTCATTATCACCTCTTTCTGCACCATCTTGACCTCATCATAACCGTTAAGATCGATGTCTGCACACTCTATAGCAACCTTTTTGGCATATCGTATATTTTCGCAATTTATAAGGTAGCGGTAGGCATTATCGCGCAGATGGGGCAGATAGATACCACCAAAAATACCATGCCAAAAGAGATCATTGGTTTGAAGTGCATATAGGTTTTCAAGAAAGTCAGACTTTTTTGTACGAACTTTAGAGATCTCGATCATACGTTTATGTAGCCGATTTGACTCTTCATACTTTACAAAGAAGTTTTTCCAAACTCCACCTTTTAGAAACTTTACCGCATCTTGATCAGATATCTGCTCTTTTAAAGCCTTCAATTGCAAAGCATCACTTGCCTTCAAACTCCACTCTCCCATCTCATAATATGAGACATTTGGAAGATAGGCGATCCCTTTTGGACGGTGCGAATGAAAATATTCGCCAAAATGCATTGTATTAATCGACTCATCACTCAAAATCGCATCTATAAACTCTTCAAGCCAACCTTGCTCATATACCCAGTGATGCGTCTTTCGCCACAATCCAAACTTTTCAACATCATCAAAGATAATTGCTGAACCGCCAGGTGAATTAACACTGCTCTTAATTGCTCTTATCGCTTCATCTACCGGTTTAAAGGGCAGTGCATAACGTAGTTCTTGAGAGATAGGAAATAGTGCAATCGACTCTCCGCTCTCTTCTGTATTGTAGTAACCATCCAAACGATCTTTATCAAACCCTGCTGAGATAAAGTGGTAATCATCTACAATGCTATATTTGATATTAGATTTAACAAGATCGGGAATAAGTCCCGCCTCCCAGATCCGCTCGGTAAGCCATAACCCTTGCGGTTTTTGTTTAAAGAAATGTTTAATACTACGATTGAGCCTTTTAATTTGAGCAACTCGATCTTTTGATGGTATAGCACTAAGAATCGGCTCATAAAATCCAGCCGTAAAAAGCTCAATACTCCCCTCTTTTGCAAGCCACTGCATATCGGCAAAGAGTTTAGGATAGTTTTGCTCAATGGTTTCAAGAAGCCACCCGCTACAATGAACACTAAAACGAAATTCCGGAAACTTACGCATCAGTGCAAAAAATGGTGTATAGCAGGTTTTAACTGCACGATCTATTGTCTCTTTAAAGTTGTCAACCGGTTGATGCATATGTACGCCAAACAGTAGAGCAATACTCTCTTTTCTCATAAACTAACTCACTTCAACTCTGTAATTGGGAAAAAGAGTTCAGACGGCGGTGTCACATCCATCAATTTGTAAATCTCTATCAAATGGTTACGAAATAGTTGATCAAACTCTTTGGCATACTCATTATGGTGTTCATTGCCATACCACCAGAACCAATCGGAAGATTCGCTTATGAGAAAATGATTGGTAATTTCACTCCGTACTCTGCTTGAAACTCTTTTAATATGGCAACGATAATCCTCTTTTGTTTTATAAATAAGCTCCCACGCCCTACTCTTTTGCGGATGAGCCACCCACGTATCAAAGTTTCCATCTATCCAACTTCCAGAATGCAGACGCTTAAGCCTTTTTACCAGCCTCTCTTTTGCCAACTCATCCATTGTTACAGTTTGACAATCGTCTGCCTCATCAAGCTGTCGGTATAGTTCACTTAAAAAGTCATATCCACTCTTTTTATAAAACTCCCAACTATTTTCTCCATCAAGAATGACTGAAACTTTTGGATCTTTCTCTTTTTTCTCAATTTGCCTAAGATGTAAAATAAAGTTATCTACCGCATCTTTAGCACTCCAATAACGATAGCTAAATGCAATCAAATCGCTAAGCGTTCGATCTCTAAATGCGATAAAGAGATCATTAAAATGGTGACACTTATAGAGTTCATTTCCACTCTTCTTCCCCAACGATTTAAACAAAATCTCTTCATCTGTAGCAATCCAGCGAATACCGTAAGATTTATATAGTGCTACACTCTTTTCATCTACTGCACCTTCAGCTGGCCAAATCCCTATAGGAGATTTACCAAACACCTCTCTATATAGTTCTATTGCACGTTTAACCTGCTCTTTAGCATCAGATAGAAGTAACTTTTTCTCTAACAATAGCGGCAAAATCGGGTGGTAATATGGTGTTGTTGACAATGAGATTTGTCCACTCTCTTGAAGCAACTTATAAAAAGGTAGAATTGTTGGAATAAAACTCATCAGTACATCAAGTAACTCATCTTTATCTTCCAAGCTGAAATCTTTACCCTTGTTGATCAACTGCTTTACAGTTTCATTATGTTGTCTAAGGTAATTCCCACACCAAGAGAGCATAAAGAGAACTTCAAGCTCTATAAATTCACTATCATCAAGACTCTCTTTACCATAAAGCTCTGCATATCTAAAAAAGGGCTTTACCATCGTCTCAAACTGCGGTGAATTGCAGATTTTCATTACCCAAGTACGCTCATAATTAGAGAGTTTACTTGGATCTTTTCTCCATAAAGAGAGAAAGAGATCGCACTTATAACCACACTTTTCATAAAGCAGTAACTGCTCAATCAATGTGGGCGTAAGATTAAAAGTTGCTTTGAGAGATGGAAAGTTTGAGAGAAGATATGGCATATCATAGTAGTCTTTAATCGAATGCAAAAAGACCCAGGGCATCACCATCACACCAGATATATTACGATAATCCGGTTGATGCATATGCCAAAAGAGTGAAAGTTTAATCACCGATTAGTCTGCTATATTTGTTATAGATTTGATTACCCAACTCTTCATCTAAAGCTTGAATGTAGAGATTAAGATGCTCATTATATTGATCAGGAATCATTAAAACCCAGTCTGTTTTACTCTCCCAAATCTTTACGCCATCTATAGATGAACTCCTTTTATCTTTGGCATACTCAAGGAATTTCCGCATAATTTTGCCCTTTAAAGATTGTGGACAGGGAACTTGGTAAGTTGCATAAAAAAAGCGAGA
This is a stretch of genomic DNA from Hydrogenimonas thermophila. It encodes these proteins:
- a CDS encoding sensor histidine kinase: MENLHFPKELDIGFQEIEIPFISQEDEVAVLVNQVTVNNKRYKIVIATPIEKIDDTIEIFIGWLLFAGLLLYVIALILGYRVITRVLSPVRTITQTAQTISKSNLSKRVPLPDREDEFYQLAKTFNTMLERLEKNFDKINRFNVNVSHELKTPLTIIRGEIEVALLKDRSIKEYKTVLQTILEETKTIQSIIETLLLLSKSDTKALKKRMLPLSLDTLILEAVEEKRQNANEQSINIVIKELESVTIVGEPTLLKRAIANIIDNAIKYSPPNTNIEITLNNSSDTILMIKDSGYGIPYDHIDKIFDPFFRIESTNEKRVQGQGLGLSIVQWIVKLHNAKINIESEVAKGTIFKIYFNKNN
- a CDS encoding acetyl-CoA carboxylase biotin carboxylase subunit, encoding MKRREIKKILIANRGEIAMRIIRACKELGKKSVAIFSEVDIDGVWIRKADECYPILGDPIQAYLDAEKIISLAKKSGCDAIHPGYGFLSESAEFAQMCEENGIIFIGPKPEHIALFGDKTASKKAMKEVGVPVIEGTEEPINSLEEGLKAAKEIGFPVIIKAAFGGGGRGMRIVLEEKDFKELFESAVNEAKKFFGKGDVFIEKYVNNPRHIEIQIIADKYGNVVHLRERDCSIQRRHQKVIEIAPSPRLSDEVRRELYRIATKAMFRLGYESVGTMEFLLDDKDNIYFIEMNTRVQVEHPVTEMISGIDIIQRMIEIAEGDKLIFLQEELNFRGYSIEFRINAEDPNNGFFPSFGKIKKFLAPGGPGVRMDIGVYTGYTINPCYDSMIGKLIVWALDWKGAVNKARRALDEFYIEGVKTNIPLHREIVRDKDFIARRFDTSYLNNKLETFNLQAVNCLLEEEKKIDEITKMIEKIKSSKLNVRV
- a CDS encoding AraC family transcriptional regulator produces the protein MKRETQERNIKIANDIMYYIYTHIDLNIDIEELSSMVHVSRFHMQRIFKEVFGRNIYETIKFIRLEKAANLLLVNRLSTISYIANQCGYTSQTSFIKAFKQRFLMTPTQWRLGGYKRYSHNILMQSVEAVHSDADFSTIEPKIVKQPEIRSYYIRHNGYNRSIKQSWQKLQAFVLSNGIENYQQIGLYHDNPTIKPLDHCQYVACIATNRVIENTQLPQFKIADGVYAKFDIEGCYGDDLKFIHWVYNEWFPKNGYETTPKPSYAIYQRNGFLEDDGRFKMSYYVSIKI
- a CDS encoding alpha-amylase/4-alpha-glucanotransferase domain-containing protein is translated as MRKESIALLFGVHMHQPVDNFKETIDRAVKTCYTPFFALMRKFPEFRFSVHCSGWLLETIEQNYPKLFADMQWLAKEGSIELFTAGFYEPILSAIPSKDRVAQIKRLNRSIKHFFKQKPQGLWLTERIWEAGLIPDLVKSNIKYSIVDDYHFISAGFDKDRLDGYYNTEESGESIALFPISQELRYALPFKPVDEAIRAIKSSVNSPGGSAIIFDDVEKFGLWRKTHHWVYEQGWLEEFIDAILSDESINTMHFGEYFHSHRPKGIAYLPNVSYYEMGEWSLKASDALQLKALKEQISDQDAVKFLKGGVWKNFFVKYEESNRLHKRMIEISKVRTKKSDFLENLYALQTNDLFWHGIFGGIYLPHLRDNAYRYLINCENIRYAKKVAIECADIDLNGYDEVKMVQKEVIMRFDSRYGGQLIEFDDRKSAFNFQNVLTRRKEAYHKKILESESGDHSGDGTLNIHNSLDKVEEDLKDALVYDWYLKNSFIDHISDHTLDLKSFIECSFREFSDFTNQPFDVKIGKKRLLFERYGAIFDNQTYPSHLKKSYRPLDNGVDFKIELKSESPHIYEYGLELNLHFANLKDVYLNQKVIGDGIRCNELKEFTLSDPYTKRNIIFSLDHFFSLFALPLKTLSQSEDGYELMTQGVSLMVIVPFKEQLRLKGSLEVVK
- a CDS encoding glycoside hydrolase family 57 protein, giving the protein MIKLSLFWHMHQPDYRNISGVMVMPWVFLHSIKDYYDMPYLLSNFPSLKATFNLTPTLIEQLLLYEKCGYKCDLFLSLWRKDPSKLSNYERTWVMKICNSPQFETMVKPFFRYAELYGKESLDDSEFIELEVLFMLSWCGNYLRQHNETVKQLINKGKDFSLEDKDELLDVLMSFIPTILPFYKLLQESGQISLSTTPYYHPILPLLLEKKLLLSDAKEQVKRAIELYREVFGKSPIGIWPAEGAVDEKSVALYKSYGIRWIATDEEILFKSLGKKSGNELYKCHHFNDLFIAFRDRTLSDLIAFSYRYWSAKDAVDNFILHLRQIEKKEKDPKVSVILDGENSWEFYKKSGYDFLSELYRQLDEADDCQTVTMDELAKERLVKRLKRLHSGSWIDGNFDTWVAHPQKSRAWELIYKTKEDYRCHIKRVSSRVRSEITNHFLISESSDWFWWYGNEHHNEYAKEFDQLFRNHLIEIYKLMDVTPPSELFFPITELK